A genomic window from Excalfactoria chinensis isolate bCotChi1 chromosome 18, bCotChi1.hap2, whole genome shotgun sequence includes:
- the RNF208 gene encoding RING finger protein 208: MLPACCSLMQASLGDPRAVDGNVKTILMSCLKGQQVIIKMEAMKIIHPEKFSELQAAPPRYTPAPRREPPLVAKRAWPSESEIIVNQACGDIPALDATPAPLPLPRTPPLPRRERGYQAQRKGSSEVCFHRQPPSDEVIVNQYVLHPSTPCEPLECPTCGHMYNFTNKRPRILSCLHSVCEECLQILYESCPKYKFISCPTCKRETVLFTDYGLAALAVNTSILNRLPADALAANPVQWSSDTDRSCYQTFRQYCGAACTCHIRNPLSSCTIM; encoded by the coding sequence ATGCTGCCAGCATGTTGTAGCCTCATGCAGGCGTCCCTCGGAGACCCCAGAGCGGTGGACGGTAATGTGAAAACGATCCTCATGTCGTGTCTGAAAGGGCAACAGGTCATCATTAAAATGGAGGCGATGAAGATCATCCACCCGGAGAAGTTCTCGGAGCTGCAGGCGGCACCTCCACGCTACACACCCGCTCCGCGCCGGGAGCCGCCCCTGGTGGCCAAGCGAGCGTGGCCCTCTGAGTCCGAGATCATCGTCAACCAGGCGTGCGGGGACATCCCGGCGCTGGATGCCACCCCTGCGCCGCTGCCGCTGCCCCGGACTCCCCCTTTGCCGCGGCGCGAGCGCGGGTACCAGGCCCAGCGCAAGGGCAGCTCGGAGGTGTGCTTCCACCGGCAGCCGCCGTCGGACGAGGTGATCGTCAACCAGTACGTGCTGCACCCCTCGACGCCCTGCGAGCCCCTCGAGTGCCCCACCTGCGGCCACATGTACAACTTCACCAACAAGCGGCCGCGCATCCTCTCCTGCCTGCACTCGGTGTGCGAGGAGTGCCTGCAGATCCTCTACGAGTCGTGCCCCAAGTACAAGTTCATCTCCTGCCCCACCTGCAAGCGGGAGACCGTGCTCTTCACCGACTACGGGCTGGCGGCTCTGGCAGTCAACACCAGTATCCTGAACAGACTGCCGGCCGACGCTCTGGCTGCCAACCCGGTGCAGTGGAGCAGCGACACCGACCGCAGCTGCTACCAGACCTTCCGCCAGTACTGCGGGGCCGCCTGCACCTGCCACATCCGAAATCCGCTGTCTTCCTGCACCATCATGTGA